A stretch of [Clostridium] innocuum DNA encodes these proteins:
- a CDS encoding transposase has product MEKEYAKDYPIPFHNDVFFKYMLIGDDAGSALLRSRIIEEIYGLKVHETKVLNPELLPEAFFGKRAVLDVVLEDEAGHFYDLEMQVSGYTQKEQLRFQQYGYRLVGRQLKQGDEYTELKPFYQIIFMNDKPRDGGRMIRHYKVKDEDNQEEPNGTLNRAIVFLPMIKQRVKEVGGVENLTEFETFCYVLAYNPDDAILNMKRRMVNVVMEKYNEMREDGSLFSWAESVEFAEQAVQANLEERTAEAEKLGLEKGLEKGLEKGKRTLLQTQIIHKYEIDDNWVNSLSDQQIDDAVILILKCDTYDDLKEKLKKNELK; this is encoded by the coding sequence ATGGAAAAAGAATATGCAAAGGATTACCCGATCCCCTTTCACAATGATGTTTTCTTCAAATACATGCTGATTGGGGACGATGCAGGCTCTGCATTGCTGAGAAGCAGAATCATCGAAGAAATTTACGGACTGAAGGTCCATGAAACGAAGGTCCTGAACCCGGAGCTGCTGCCGGAAGCTTTTTTTGGCAAACGTGCGGTTTTGGATGTCGTGCTGGAGGATGAAGCCGGCCATTTTTACGATCTGGAAATGCAGGTATCCGGCTATACGCAGAAGGAACAGCTGCGTTTTCAGCAGTATGGCTACCGCCTGGTCGGAAGACAGCTGAAGCAGGGAGACGAATATACAGAGCTGAAGCCGTTTTATCAGATTATCTTTATGAATGATAAGCCCAGGGATGGCGGACGCATGATACGCCACTACAAGGTAAAGGATGAGGATAATCAGGAGGAGCCCAACGGTACACTGAATCGAGCCATCGTGTTTCTACCGATGATCAAACAGCGTGTAAAGGAGGTTGGAGGCGTGGAAAATCTGACAGAGTTTGAAACTTTCTGCTATGTGCTTGCATATAATCCGGATGATGCTATACTAAACATGAAGAGAAGGATGGTGAACGTGGTTATGGAAAAATATAATGAAATGCGTGAGGACGGATCATTGTTCAGCTGGGCGGAATCGGTGGAGTTTGCGGAGCAGGCAGTACAGGCCAATTTGGAGGAGCGAACTGCAGAAGCTGAAAAGCTGGGGCTTGAAAAAGGTCTTGAAAAAGGTCTTGAAAAAGGAAAAAGGACATTGTTACAAACACAGATCATCCATAAGTACGAAATTGACGATAACTGGGTGAATTCCTTATCCGATCAGCAGATAGATGACGCAGTCATCCTTATCCTGAAATGTGATACATATGATGATTTAAAAGAAAAGCTGAAAAAGAACGAACTTAAATAG
- a CDS encoding manganese catalase family protein, which yields MFEHKKKLLHPVKVERPNPQYAVLMQEQLGGCNGEVKAAMQYLSQSFRAKDPVFKDLFLDIGTEELSHMEMVAETINLLNGGDVDYKKVDAGEIETMVTFGLNPALVNSSGNPWTADYVTVTGDLAADLLADIASEQRAKVVYEYLYRQIDDKYVKETIMFLLEREEAHNALFCEALNKITDDGSNKSFGMSEDSRLYFDLSKPGRYFDDPDPKAPKMANAKDSKSTKSK from the coding sequence ATGTTTGAACACAAGAAAAAGTTATTACATCCTGTAAAGGTAGAGCGTCCCAATCCGCAATACGCTGTCCTGATGCAGGAACAGCTGGGAGGCTGCAACGGTGAGGTCAAGGCAGCGATGCAGTATCTGTCACAAAGCTTTCGCGCAAAGGACCCGGTCTTCAAGGATTTGTTTCTGGATATCGGTACCGAAGAGCTGAGCCACATGGAAATGGTGGCAGAAACCATCAATCTGTTAAATGGTGGTGATGTGGACTATAAGAAGGTGGATGCCGGTGAGATTGAAACAATGGTTACCTTCGGTCTGAATCCTGCCCTGGTAAATTCCAGCGGAAATCCATGGACTGCTGACTATGTGACCGTGACAGGTGATCTGGCAGCCGATCTGCTTGCGGATATCGCAAGTGAACAGCGTGCCAAGGTGGTATATGAGTATTTGTATCGTCAGATTGATGATAAATATGTCAAGGAAACCATCATGTTCCTGCTGGAGCGTGAGGAAGCTCACAATGCACTGTTCTGTGAAGCACTAAATAAAATTACAGATGACGGCAGCAATAAGAGCTTCGGTATGAGTGAAGACAGTCGCTTGTATTTTGACTTATCCAAGCCGGGACGTTACTTTGATGATCCGGATCCAAAGGCACCGAAAATGGCAAATGCCAAGGATTCCAAAAGCACCAAAAGCAAATGA
- a CDS encoding gamma carbonic anhydrase family protein, protein MILPYRDKQPLIEESAYVSSNATVIGDVTLEKGSSIWFHSVVRGDKDHIHIGEDSNIQDNCTLHTDPKHLLQIGKRVTVGHNAVLHGCMIEDEVLIGMGAIVLNGAHIGRHSIIGAGALVKEGQQIPENSLAVGSPARIIRKCSEEQVKEILENAAHYAQLGSEYKEIDV, encoded by the coding sequence ATGATTTTACCATACAGAGATAAGCAGCCGCTCATAGAAGAAAGCGCCTATGTATCCAGCAATGCGACCGTGATCGGTGATGTGACGCTGGAGAAGGGAAGCTCCATCTGGTTTCACAGCGTGGTGCGTGGCGATAAGGATCATATTCATATCGGCGAGGACAGCAATATACAGGATAATTGCACGCTGCATACGGATCCGAAGCATTTGCTGCAAATAGGGAAACGGGTGACCGTGGGCCATAATGCGGTGCTGCACGGTTGTATGATTGAGGATGAGGTGCTGATCGGCATGGGAGCTATTGTGTTAAACGGTGCACATATCGGCAGACACAGTATCATCGGTGCAGGGGCTCTTGTAAAGGAAGGACAGCAGATTCCGGAAAACAGTCTGGCTGTGGGCAGTCCTGCCCGGATCATACGCAAATGCAGTGAGGAGCAGGTAAAGGAAATTCTGGAGAATGCCGCGCATTATGCACAGCTAGGCAGTGAATACAAAGAAATAGATGTTTAA